In Actinomadura citrea, a single window of DNA contains:
- a CDS encoding acetate uptake transporter: MTHVEQESIPHTPSGIADPAPLGLAAFALTLFLLSVKNAGWTDGTDAWLAYALAYGGLVLILAGMWEFRGRNVFGATAFSSYGGFWLGLGLYAVLIAGETTPAQEANDLGWILLAFAIFNTYMMLWATQVNQAVLAVFVALEATEIILFIGNFATSETTIKIGGYLGVLTAICAWYASAAGVINGMTGHTFLGVGKPLRHRLVPGTEPR; the protein is encoded by the coding sequence ATGACCCACGTCGAGCAAGAGTCCATCCCGCACACCCCGTCCGGTATCGCCGATCCGGCCCCCCTGGGCCTGGCGGCCTTCGCCCTGACCCTGTTCCTTCTGTCCGTCAAGAACGCCGGGTGGACCGACGGCACCGACGCCTGGCTGGCCTACGCCCTCGCCTACGGCGGCCTCGTCCTGATCCTGGCCGGCATGTGGGAGTTCCGCGGTCGCAACGTGTTCGGCGCGACGGCCTTCTCGTCCTACGGCGGCTTCTGGCTCGGTCTCGGCCTCTACGCCGTCCTCATCGCCGGGGAGACGACTCCCGCCCAGGAGGCCAACGACCTCGGCTGGATCCTCCTCGCCTTCGCGATCTTCAACACCTACATGATGCTCTGGGCGACCCAGGTCAACCAGGCCGTCCTGGCGGTGTTCGTCGCCCTGGAGGCCACGGAGATCATCCTGTTCATCGGGAACTTCGCCACCAGCGAGACCACGATCAAGATCGGCGGCTACCTCGGCGTCCTCACCGCGATCTGCGCCTGGTACGCCTCCGCCGCCGGCGTCATCAACGGCATGACGGGCCACACCTTCCTCGGCGTCGGCAAGCCCCTCAGGCACCGCCTGGTCCCCGGCACCGAACCCCGCTGA
- a CDS encoding SDR family NAD(P)-dependent oxidoreductase yields MSLTGDRVVVVTGASRGAGKGIALALGATGATVYVTGRTRSEGDADLPGTVLATAEEIDARGGTGVPVICDHSDDAQVADLFRRVEREHGRLDVLVNNAFTIPDGLTREGPFWEKPLGLQSMFDVGMRSAYVAAYYAAPLLVRNKAGLVVNTSSFGGRCYMHGPAYGAGKAAVDKMAHDMAVDFEPYNVAVISLWMGLLKTERNRALFEGVPDRYKSFAAGAESAEFSGRVIDALARHPEFMRWSGQVHIGAELGAELGVVDVDGSRPRSHRGHLGDPPIFSPAVVK; encoded by the coding sequence GTGAGCCTCACCGGAGACCGGGTCGTCGTGGTCACCGGCGCCAGCCGCGGCGCCGGGAAGGGCATCGCGCTGGCCCTCGGCGCGACCGGCGCGACGGTCTACGTGACGGGCCGGACCCGCTCGGAGGGCGACGCCGACCTTCCGGGCACGGTCCTCGCCACGGCCGAGGAGATCGACGCCCGCGGCGGCACCGGCGTGCCCGTGATCTGCGACCACTCCGACGACGCGCAGGTCGCGGACCTGTTCAGGCGGGTGGAACGCGAGCACGGCAGGCTGGACGTCCTCGTCAACAACGCGTTCACGATTCCGGACGGCCTCACCCGCGAAGGGCCGTTCTGGGAAAAGCCGCTGGGGCTCCAGAGCATGTTCGACGTGGGGATGCGCTCCGCCTACGTGGCCGCCTACTACGCCGCCCCGTTGCTGGTGAGGAACAAGGCGGGCCTCGTCGTCAACACCTCCTCTTTCGGCGGACGTTGTTACATGCACGGCCCGGCCTATGGCGCGGGAAAGGCCGCCGTCGACAAGATGGCGCACGACATGGCGGTCGACTTCGAGCCCTACAATGTCGCCGTCATCTCGCTGTGGATGGGTCTGCTGAAGACCGAGCGCAACAGAGCGCTCTTCGAGGGCGTCCCCGACCGGTACAAGTCGTTCGCCGCGGGGGCGGAGTCCGCCGAGTTCAGCGGACGGGTGATCGACGCGCTCGCCCGGCACCCGGAGTTCATGCGGTGGAGCGGGCAGGTCCACATCGGGGCCGAACTCGGCGCCGAACTGGGCGTGGTGGACGTCGACGGAAGCAGACCCCGGTCCCACCGCGGGCACCTCGGCGACCCGCCCATCTTCAGCCCCGCCGTCGTCAAGTAG
- a CDS encoding alpha/beta hydrolase — MAGWSHRYARINGLDVHYVEQGEGPLVVLLHGFPHIWFSWRHQIGPIADAGFRVVAPDMRGMGHTSGPRDHREYDVDRIVGDLTGLLDHLGEEKAVFSGLDFGLFAAYDLAHHHPDRVAAIIGLENPFFTPSDESPLTLAARQAERHFNHIHYFAEPGVADRDLAAAPRAFLRKVFYALSSDYHYLDVWRQPPGTSYIDALPETPPLPWTWLTEPELEFYVDAYGRSGFTGGLNWYRAMDLSWEYRKSYGDRKNPVPYYFIGSEQDADLEGWHGDDPLNRLGDHHADVRGVHMIKQAGHMMQMERPAETTAAMLGFLAGSDR, encoded by the coding sequence ATGGCGGGCTGGAGTCATCGGTACGCGCGCATCAACGGCCTGGACGTCCACTACGTGGAGCAGGGCGAGGGGCCGCTCGTCGTCCTCCTGCACGGCTTCCCGCACATCTGGTTCAGCTGGCGCCACCAGATCGGTCCGATCGCCGATGCGGGGTTCCGCGTCGTCGCGCCCGACATGCGCGGCATGGGGCACACCAGCGGCCCCCGGGACCACCGCGAGTACGACGTCGACCGCATCGTGGGCGACCTCACCGGCCTCCTCGACCACCTCGGCGAGGAGAAGGCCGTCTTCAGCGGCCTGGACTTCGGCCTCTTCGCCGCCTACGACCTCGCCCACCACCACCCGGACCGCGTCGCCGCGATCATCGGCCTGGAGAACCCCTTCTTCACCCCGAGCGACGAGTCGCCCCTGACGCTGGCCGCCCGCCAGGCCGAACGGCACTTCAACCACATCCACTACTTCGCCGAGCCGGGCGTCGCCGACCGCGACCTCGCCGCCGCGCCCCGCGCGTTCCTGCGCAAGGTCTTCTACGCGCTTTCCAGCGACTACCACTACCTCGACGTCTGGCGGCAACCTCCGGGCACGTCCTATATCGACGCCCTCCCCGAGACGCCGCCGCTCCCGTGGACGTGGCTGACCGAGCCGGAACTGGAGTTCTACGTCGACGCCTACGGCCGCAGCGGCTTCACCGGCGGGCTCAACTGGTACCGGGCGATGGACCTGTCCTGGGAGTACCGCAAGTCCTACGGCGACCGGAAGAATCCCGTCCCGTACTACTTCATCGGCAGCGAGCAGGACGCCGACCTTGAGGGCTGGCACGGCGACGACCCCCTGAACAGGCTCGGCGACCACCACGCCGACGTCCGCGGCGTCCACATGATCAAGCAGGCCGGCCACATGATGCAGATGGAGAGGCCCGCCGAGACCACGGCGGCGATGCTCGGATTCCTCGCGGGGAGCGACAGGTGA
- a CDS encoding sensor histidine kinase, with amino-acid sequence MTLNARLLTGLLAITTAGLAIMGLVSALVLNGYLMHRVDGQLQATRDRAVTRLLRPGLPEQGVAPAQFVVLAVGPAGRVRVLSGDAPAPEQAVREVGRLGPDELAARARDLEPFSLPGLRAVARPWGKGFVVVASPLTEIHAAVRNLVLSEIATAALLLAVLLVLGRWLIRRGLLPLSRMAATAHAITAGGDLRARMPAPGRRTEVARLASAINVMLERIEQAFWARSRSEARVREFAADASHELRTPLTAIQGYAELYRHGALGPDELPDAMRRIEEEARRMNSLVTDLLELARLDREASLHPAPTDLAALARDAVADATVAAPDRPIVLDAPDTLVATVDEARIRQVFANLLANVRAHTPPGTPTTIRLAPGLIEVADEGPGMSPEDAARAFERFHRGTQGGTGLGLPIVAAIAAAHGGRAELLSEPSKGTIVRITLGSH; translated from the coding sequence ATGACGCTCAACGCCCGGCTGCTCACCGGCCTGCTCGCGATCACCACCGCCGGGCTGGCGATCATGGGCCTGGTCAGCGCGCTCGTCCTGAACGGGTACCTGATGCACCGCGTGGACGGCCAGCTCCAGGCGACCCGCGACCGCGCCGTGACGCGTCTGCTGCGTCCCGGCCTGCCCGAGCAGGGCGTCGCCCCCGCGCAGTTCGTCGTGCTGGCCGTCGGCCCGGCGGGGCGGGTAAGGGTCCTCAGCGGGGACGCGCCCGCGCCCGAGCAGGCCGTCCGCGAGGTGGGGCGACTGGGCCCGGACGAGCTGGCCGCCCGCGCGCGCGACCTCGAACCGTTCTCCCTTCCCGGGTTGCGCGCGGTGGCGCGTCCCTGGGGGAAGGGCTTCGTCGTCGTGGCGTCCCCCCTCACCGAGATCCACGCGGCCGTCCGCAACCTCGTGCTGTCCGAGATCGCCACGGCCGCCCTCCTGCTCGCGGTCCTGCTCGTGCTCGGCCGGTGGCTCATCCGCCGCGGCCTGCTGCCGCTGAGCCGGATGGCCGCCACGGCGCATGCCATCACCGCGGGCGGCGACCTGCGCGCCCGCATGCCCGCTCCCGGACGGCGCACCGAGGTGGCCCGCCTGGCGTCCGCCATCAACGTGATGCTGGAGCGGATCGAGCAGGCGTTCTGGGCGCGCAGCCGTTCCGAGGCCCGCGTCCGCGAGTTCGCCGCCGACGCGTCCCACGAGCTGCGCACGCCGCTCACGGCCATCCAGGGCTACGCCGAGCTCTACCGGCACGGCGCGCTCGGGCCGGACGAGCTGCCCGACGCGATGCGCCGCATCGAGGAGGAGGCCCGCCGGATGAACAGTCTCGTCACCGACCTCCTCGAACTCGCCCGCCTCGACCGCGAGGCGTCCCTGCACCCCGCCCCCACCGACCTCGCCGCCCTCGCCCGGGACGCCGTGGCCGACGCGACCGTCGCCGCCCCCGACCGTCCCATCGTGCTGGACGCCCCTGACACCCTGGTCGCGACCGTCGACGAGGCCCGCATCCGCCAGGTCTTCGCCAACCTTCTGGCCAACGTGCGGGCCCACACACCCCCCGGAACGCCCACGACCATCCGTCTGGCGCCGGGCCTCATCGAGGTGGCGGACGAGGGGCCGGGCATGTCCCCGGAAGACGCCGCCCGCGCCTTCGAACGCTTCCACCGTGGCACGCAGGGCGGTACCGGCCTCGGCCTTCCCATCGTCGCCGCCATCGCCGCCGCCCATGGCGGACGGGCCGAACTGCTGTCCGAACCGTCCAAGGGGACGATCGTCCGCATCACGCTGGGTTCCCACTGA
- a CDS encoding response regulator transcription factor has translation MSETRRVLVVDDEANIRDLIEVALRFHGFATATAGTGEEALGAVRESRPDLVLLDVMLPDLDGFEVCRRLRGSGDQIPVIFLTARDTPSDTVTGLTLGGDDYVTKPFSIEALIARVRAVLRRAAPPEPSAGPVLRVADLELDEAHWTVRRGGVPVELSPTEFRLLAYLMRNAGMVLSRAQLLDGVWGWDHGNPQVVETYISYLRRKLDPLGTPLIHTQRGVGYALRP, from the coding sequence ATGAGCGAGACCCGGCGGGTCCTCGTCGTGGACGACGAGGCCAACATCCGTGACCTCATCGAGGTCGCGCTGCGCTTCCACGGCTTCGCGACCGCCACCGCCGGCACGGGCGAGGAGGCGCTCGGGGCCGTCCGGGAGTCTCGGCCCGACCTCGTCCTGCTGGACGTCATGCTGCCCGACCTGGACGGCTTCGAGGTGTGCCGGCGGCTGCGCGGGTCCGGCGACCAGATCCCGGTGATCTTCCTGACCGCGCGGGACACGCCGTCCGACACCGTCACGGGTCTCACGCTCGGCGGTGACGACTACGTCACCAAGCCGTTCTCGATCGAGGCGCTGATCGCCCGGGTGCGGGCCGTCCTGCGCCGGGCGGCCCCGCCGGAGCCCTCCGCCGGGCCCGTGCTGCGCGTCGCCGACCTCGAACTCGACGAGGCGCACTGGACGGTACGGCGCGGCGGCGTCCCCGTCGAGCTGTCGCCGACCGAGTTCCGGCTGCTCGCCTACCTGATGCGCAACGCGGGCATGGTGCTCTCGCGCGCCCAGCTCCTCGACGGCGTGTGGGGCTGGGACCACGGCAACCCGCAGGTCGTGGAGACCTACATCAGCTACCTGCGCCGCAAGCTGGACCCGCTCGGCACCCCGCTCATCCACACCCAGCGCGGGGTGGGCTACGCGCTGCGGCCATGA
- a CDS encoding DUF5666 domain-containing protein encodes MRNNRKTIAAGAGAAGLLGLGLYFSVPAFADDPAPSPSPTAHAGKGHPGKGHPLRRARALRGVHGEATVKRKDGFHLATWQRGKITAVSATGVTVRSDDGVSWTWTSDGKTHVRKNGEKSSLKGLAGGDQVLVAGERSGGTRTARVIRVPRDR; translated from the coding sequence ATGCGAAACAACCGGAAGACGATCGCGGCCGGGGCCGGTGCCGCCGGGCTCCTCGGGCTCGGGCTCTACTTCTCCGTCCCCGCCTTCGCCGACGATCCCGCTCCCTCCCCCTCCCCCACGGCGCACGCGGGCAAGGGCCATCCCGGCAAGGGGCACCCCCTCCGCCGGGCGCGCGCTCTGCGCGGCGTCCATGGCGAGGCCACCGTCAAGCGCAAGGACGGATTCCACCTCGCCACCTGGCAGCGCGGCAAGATCACCGCCGTCTCGGCGACCGGGGTGACCGTCCGCAGCGACGACGGCGTCTCCTGGACGTGGACGTCCGACGGCAAGACCCACGTCCGCAAGAACGGCGAGAAGTCGTCCCTCAAGGGCCTGGCCGGCGGCGACCAGGTGCTCGTGGCCGGGGAGCGCTCCGGCGGCACCCGGACCGCGCGCGTGATCCGCGTCCCCCGGGACCGCTAG
- the recQ gene encoding DNA helicase RecQ, with protein sequence MTSPETPETLDTLRRVFGYDAFRDGQREIIEHVVAGGDALVLMPTGGGKSLCYQIPALVRKGTGIVVSPLIALMQDQVDALRALGVRAGFLNSTQDFDERRVTEAQFTAGELDLLYLAPERLKLAATVELLDRGDVSLFAIDEAHCVSQWGHDFRPDYLTLSGLHERWPEIPRIALTATATEATRGEIASRLRLEQARHFVASFDRPNIQYRIEPKTDAKRQLLRLLQSEHKGDAGIVYCLSRNSVEKNAAFLSENGIEALPYHAGLDAEIRAANQARFLREDGLVMVATIAFGMGIDKPDVRFVAHLDLPKSVEGYYQETGRAGRDGLPSTAWLAYGLQDVVNLRKMIDGGEGDAAHRRRQGMHLDSMLALCETVECRRVQLLNYFGQSGEPCGNCDTCLTPPETWDATVPAQKVLSTVVRLDRERRQKFGAGHVVDILLGKKNAKVIQFDHDSLKVFGIGAELRDVEWRGVVRQLLAQGLIAVESNHGTLVLTDESAGVLRGERKVMMRREAERPVAKAAKTAKAAKAQVELPAESMPIFERLRAWRAATAKEQGVPAYVIFHDATLREIATALPTSLAALGRVNGVGENKLAKYGDQVLETLASE encoded by the coding sequence GTGACTTCCCCTGAGACCCCGGAGACCCTCGACACCCTGCGGCGCGTGTTCGGCTACGACGCGTTCCGGGACGGCCAGCGGGAGATCATCGAGCATGTGGTCGCCGGTGGGGACGCCCTCGTCCTGATGCCGACCGGCGGCGGCAAGTCGCTGTGCTACCAGATCCCGGCGCTCGTCCGGAAGGGCACCGGCATCGTCGTGTCGCCCCTCATCGCCCTCATGCAGGACCAGGTGGACGCGCTGCGCGCCCTCGGCGTCCGCGCGGGCTTCCTCAACTCCACCCAGGACTTCGACGAGCGCCGCGTGACCGAGGCGCAGTTCACGGCGGGCGAGCTCGATCTGCTGTACCTGGCGCCGGAGCGGCTGAAGCTCGCCGCGACCGTCGAGCTGCTCGACCGGGGCGACGTCTCCCTCTTCGCGATCGACGAGGCGCACTGCGTCTCGCAGTGGGGGCACGATTTCCGCCCCGACTACCTGACGCTGTCCGGCCTGCACGAACGCTGGCCCGAGATCCCCCGCATCGCGCTGACCGCGACCGCCACCGAGGCCACCCGCGGCGAGATCGCGTCACGCCTCCGGCTCGAACAGGCCCGCCACTTCGTGGCGAGCTTCGACCGTCCCAACATCCAGTACCGGATCGAGCCGAAGACCGACGCCAAGCGCCAGCTGCTGCGCCTGCTCCAGAGCGAGCACAAGGGCGACGCGGGCATCGTCTACTGCCTGTCCCGCAACTCGGTGGAGAAGAACGCGGCGTTCCTGAGCGAGAACGGCATCGAGGCCCTCCCCTACCACGCGGGCCTCGACGCCGAGATCCGCGCGGCGAACCAGGCGCGGTTCCTCCGCGAGGACGGCCTCGTCATGGTCGCGACCATCGCCTTCGGCATGGGCATCGACAAGCCCGACGTCCGCTTCGTCGCGCACCTCGACCTGCCGAAGTCCGTCGAGGGCTACTACCAGGAGACGGGCCGCGCCGGACGCGACGGCCTCCCGTCCACCGCCTGGCTCGCCTACGGCCTGCAGGACGTCGTCAACCTGCGCAAGATGATCGACGGTGGCGAGGGCGACGCCGCGCACCGCCGCCGCCAGGGCATGCACCTCGACTCCATGCTCGCCCTCTGCGAGACGGTCGAGTGCCGCCGCGTCCAGCTGCTGAACTACTTCGGCCAGTCCGGCGAGCCCTGCGGCAACTGCGACACCTGCCTCACGCCGCCCGAGACGTGGGACGCGACCGTCCCCGCCCAGAAGGTCCTGTCGACCGTGGTCCGGCTCGACCGCGAGCGGCGCCAGAAGTTCGGCGCCGGCCACGTCGTCGACATCCTCCTCGGCAAGAAGAACGCGAAGGTCATCCAGTTCGACCACGACTCGCTGAAGGTCTTCGGCATCGGCGCCGAACTGCGCGACGTCGAGTGGCGCGGCGTCGTCCGCCAGCTCCTCGCCCAGGGCCTGATCGCGGTGGAGAGCAACCACGGCACGCTCGTCCTGACCGACGAGAGCGCCGGCGTGCTGCGCGGCGAGCGCAAGGTGATGATGCGCCGCGAGGCCGAACGCCCCGTCGCGAAGGCGGCGAAGACCGCCAAGGCGGCCAAGGCCCAGGTCGAGCTCCCCGCCGAGTCGATGCCGATCTTCGAGCGCCTCCGCGCCTGGCGCGCCGCGACCGCCAAGGAGCAGGGCGTCCCCGCCTACGTCATCTTCCACGACGCGACCCTGCGCGAGATCGCCACGGCCCTCCCCACCTCCCTGGCGGCCCTGGGGCGCGTCAACGGCGTGGGCGAGAACAAGCTCGCCAAGTACGGCGACCAGGTCCTCGAAACCCTGGCCTCCGAGTAG
- a CDS encoding HAD family hydrolase, translating into MPVQAIVFDLDGVLIDSEPVWEEVRRGYVAERGGRWLPDTQDRLMGMSTEEWADYIASDLVDGVTAEEVAYEVVDRMSQRYADGPPLLPGAEDAVRRMAGYRPLGLASSSPRALIDLVLGHLGVDGLFRATVSTEEVERGKPAPDGYLTVAARLEVAARDCVAVEDSGNGLRSAHAAGMAVIAIPRPAHPPAPDALALAAHVADGLDELTPELAEAVVHR; encoded by the coding sequence ATGCCCGTGCAGGCCATCGTGTTCGACCTGGACGGCGTCCTGATCGACTCCGAGCCGGTGTGGGAGGAGGTGCGGCGCGGCTACGTCGCCGAGCGCGGCGGGCGCTGGCTCCCCGACACCCAGGACCGGCTCATGGGCATGAGCACCGAGGAGTGGGCGGACTACATCGCCTCCGACCTCGTCGACGGCGTCACGGCCGAGGAGGTCGCCTACGAGGTGGTCGACCGGATGTCGCAGCGGTACGCGGACGGGCCGCCGCTGCTGCCGGGCGCCGAGGACGCCGTCCGCCGGATGGCCGGGTACCGCCCGCTGGGGCTGGCCAGCTCGTCCCCGCGCGCCCTGATCGACCTCGTGCTCGGGCATCTCGGGGTGGACGGCCTGTTCCGCGCCACCGTGTCGACCGAGGAGGTCGAGCGCGGCAAGCCCGCCCCGGACGGCTACCTCACCGTCGCGGCGCGGCTGGAGGTCGCGGCGCGCGACTGCGTCGCCGTCGAGGACTCCGGCAACGGGCTCCGGTCGGCGCACGCGGCGGGGATGGCGGTGATCGCGATCCCGCGTCCGGCGCACCCGCCCGCGCCCGACGCATTGGCGCTGGCCGCGCACGTCGCGGACGGCCTGGACGAGCTGACGCCCGAGCTCGCGGAGGCGGTCGTCCACAGGTGA
- a CDS encoding phage holin family protein, with protein sequence MRILLKVGATAVALWVATVLIDGITLGDQTTARRILTLVAVAVIFGLVNAVLKPIIKTLGCAFYVVTLGLIGLVVNALLLWLTSELAEGLDLPFHVTGFWPAFWGAIVVGVVGWLLHLFLPDGDEDRGRGRDRDRD encoded by the coding sequence GTGCGCATTCTTCTCAAGGTCGGCGCCACCGCGGTCGCCCTGTGGGTCGCCACGGTCCTGATCGACGGCATCACGCTCGGCGATCAGACCACCGCCCGGCGGATCCTCACGCTGGTCGCGGTCGCCGTCATCTTCGGGCTGGTCAACGCCGTCCTCAAGCCGATCATCAAGACCCTCGGCTGTGCCTTCTACGTCGTCACGCTCGGGCTCATCGGGCTCGTCGTGAACGCGCTGCTCCTCTGGCTGACTAGCGAGCTGGCGGAAGGGCTCGACCTGCCGTTCCACGTGACCGGGTTCTGGCCGGCCTTCTGGGGCGCGATCGTCGTCGGCGTCGTCGGCTGGCTGCTCCACCTGTTCCTCCCCGACGGCGACGAGGACAGGGGCCGGGGCCGGGACCGGGACCGGGACTAG
- a CDS encoding cation diffusion facilitator family transporter — MSGHGHGHGHGHGHSRKGRLAHLVRPHSHEAADKVDSAMEASAQGMRALWISLAALGATTALQAAVVAFTGSVALLGDTLHNAADALTAVPLGIAFLLGRRPPSRRYTYGYGRAEDLAGVVIVLAIAASCAVAGYAAVQRLAHPQPVDHVAAVAGAALVGFLGNELVARYRIRTGRRIGSAALVADGLHARTDGFASLAVLLGAAGVALGAPWADPVVGLLITVAILTVLWQTAREVWRRLMDAVDPALVDQAEAALSATPGVRGVGDVRLRWIGHSLRAECDVVVDPASTVVRAHQIAVDAEHSLLHALPRLTGAVVHPDPEPRPGEDHHAALAGHR; from the coding sequence ATGAGCGGACACGGTCACGGTCACGGACACGGGCACGGTCACTCGCGGAAAGGGCGCCTCGCCCACCTGGTGCGCCCGCACTCGCACGAGGCGGCCGACAAGGTGGACTCGGCCATGGAGGCGAGCGCCCAGGGCATGCGCGCTCTGTGGATCTCCCTGGCGGCCCTCGGCGCGACCACGGCGCTGCAAGCCGCCGTGGTCGCGTTCACCGGCTCGGTGGCGCTGCTGGGCGACACGCTCCACAACGCCGCCGACGCGTTGACGGCCGTCCCGCTGGGCATCGCGTTCCTGCTCGGCCGCCGCCCGCCGTCCCGCCGGTACACCTACGGCTACGGACGCGCCGAGGACCTGGCCGGTGTCGTCATCGTCCTGGCCATCGCCGCGTCCTGCGCCGTCGCCGGGTACGCCGCCGTCCAGCGCCTGGCCCATCCACAGCCTGTGGACCACGTGGCCGCCGTGGCGGGCGCCGCGCTGGTCGGCTTCCTGGGCAACGAGCTGGTGGCCCGCTACCGCATCCGCACGGGCCGCCGCATCGGCTCCGCCGCGCTCGTCGCCGACGGCCTCCACGCCCGCACGGACGGCTTCGCGTCCCTGGCCGTCCTCCTGGGCGCCGCCGGCGTCGCGCTGGGCGCCCCCTGGGCCGACCCGGTCGTCGGACTGCTCATCACGGTGGCGATCCTGACCGTCCTGTGGCAGACGGCCCGCGAGGTCTGGCGCCGCCTGATGGACGCCGTGGACCCCGCCCTGGTCGACCAGGCCGAAGCCGCCCTCTCCGCCACGCCCGGCGTCCGGGGCGTGGGCGACGTCCGCCTCCGGTGGATCGGCCACAGTTTGCGCGCCGAGTGCGACGTGGTCGTCGACCCCGCCTCCACCGTCGTCCGGGCCCACCAGATCGCCGTGGACGCCGAGCACAGCCTCCTGCACGCCCTGCCCCGCCTCACCGGCGCGGTGGTCCACCCCGACCCCGAACCCCGCCCCGGTGAAGATCATCACGCCGCTCTCGCGGGCCACCGCTGA
- a CDS encoding hemolysin family protein, whose amino-acid sequence MDPLTSLLITAALLLGNGFFVAAEFALVAANRPQLERAAAKGSRPAVAAVAGVRELSLMLAGAQFGITMCSLGLAIVTEPAFEHFLEPPLHALGVPEAGSKAIALGCALAVVTFLHMVVGEMAPKSWAIAHPERSAMILALPFRAFAKVSRPILSALNAVTNALLRLIRVTPKDELDSHTDPARLSHLVGESRRLGLIGRRDHELLHRAISAREATVGHLVVPATSVTTIDADATAAQIRRTATASGHSRLLVRDLDGAMTGIVHVRAAIIEPGDERRAGELAHPAPVLTAETTVLDAVSRMRRGRAQLAVVNDDGDEFAGIVTLDDLLAELLASNPH is encoded by the coding sequence GTGGACCCGCTGACCTCGCTGCTGATCACCGCCGCGCTGCTGCTCGGCAACGGCTTCTTCGTCGCCGCCGAGTTCGCGCTGGTCGCGGCCAACCGCCCGCAGCTGGAACGCGCCGCCGCGAAGGGCAGCCGTCCCGCCGTGGCCGCCGTCGCGGGCGTCCGCGAGCTGTCGCTGATGCTGGCCGGCGCGCAGTTCGGCATCACGATGTGCTCGCTCGGCCTCGCCATCGTCACCGAGCCCGCCTTCGAGCACTTCCTCGAACCGCCGCTGCACGCGCTCGGCGTCCCCGAGGCGGGCTCCAAGGCCATCGCGCTCGGCTGCGCGCTCGCCGTCGTGACCTTCCTGCACATGGTCGTCGGCGAGATGGCCCCGAAGTCGTGGGCGATCGCGCACCCGGAGCGGTCCGCGATGATCCTCGCCCTGCCGTTCCGCGCGTTCGCGAAGGTGTCCCGCCCGATCCTGTCGGCGCTGAACGCGGTGACCAACGCGCTGCTGCGCCTCATCCGCGTCACGCCGAAGGACGAGCTGGACAGCCACACCGACCCGGCGCGGCTCAGCCACCTGGTCGGCGAGTCCCGCCGCCTCGGCCTCATCGGGCGCCGCGACCACGAGCTCCTGCACCGGGCGATCTCCGCGCGGGAGGCCACGGTCGGGCACCTCGTCGTCCCCGCCACGTCCGTCACCACGATCGACGCGGACGCGACCGCCGCGCAGATCCGCCGGACCGCCACCGCCAGCGGCCACAGCCGCCTCCTGGTCCGCGACCTGGACGGCGCGATGACGGGGATCGTCCACGTCCGGGCCGCCATCATCGAGCCGGGCGACGAGCGCCGCGCGGGCGAGCTCGCGCACCCGGCCCCCGTCCTCACGGCGGAGACGACCGTGCTGGACGCGGTCAGCCGCATGCGCCGCGGTCGCGCCCAGCTCGCCGTGGTCAACGACGACGGCGACGAGTTCGCCGGAATCGTCACCCTGGACGACCTCCTGGCGGAGCTTCTGGCCAGCAACCCGCACTGA